Below is a genomic region from Spirochaetota bacterium.
AGGACACAAGATTTTCAATCTTGCAGCAGGGGTTCGATTCCCCTATGGGGTGATGCCTTTTTTTTATTTAAAATCTAAATTTTTATTATTCACAATAAATTTTTATTAAAAAGAAAGCTTAAATAAAAAAATTTTATATAAAAATTTGCTATATTAAAATGTAAATCAATTTTTAATCCTATATTCAATAGCAAAATCTTAACAAAAAATTTATATTGAATTAACAAAATAACTATATTAAAATTTTAGTAAATAAAACATTAGGAAATTTTAATGAAAGAATTTAAAGAAAAAATTATTTGGGCTTTAGATGATGAAGAAGATATAATAAAACTTCTAAAAATAAATCTTGAAAAAGCAGGATATATTTTTGAAGGATTTATTCATCCAGAAAACTTTTTAAATAAAATTTTTATTAAAGAAAGCAGTAAACCTGATCTAATTATACTTGATTTAATGTTACCTCAAATTGATGGTTTTGAAATATATAAAAAAATAAAAGAAATTCCTGATTTAAAAAATAAGCCAGTTATATTTTTAACAGCAAAAAATGAAGAAATAGATAGAGTTTTGGGGATCGAATTAGGAGCTGATGATTATATAGTAAAACCATTTTCTCCTAGAGAACTTATTGGAAGAATAAAAAATATTTTAAACAAATATGATCTTATTTATAAAGCAGATGAAAAAGATAGTCAGGATAGTTTAAAACTGACTTCAGCTAAAAAAGATGAAAAAAATGATATCATTAATTATAAAAACGAAATTATCATAAATTTAAATTCTTTTGATGTAATTGTAAATCAATCTAAAATAAAATTAACGTACGCTGAATTCAAAATATTAGAACTTTTACTAACTAAACCAAATTGGGTTTTTTCAAGAGATCAAATACTGGAATATTTATGGGGTGATCAAAAATATGTTATTGATAGAACGATAGATGTTCATATTACTAACTTAAGGAAAAAACTTGGTAGTTATGGAGAAAAAATACAAAATATAAGAGGAATAGGTTATAAATTTAATCCAGACTAATATTTTAGTTTTCATTTTATTTTTTACACTTAATAGCTCTTTAATTTACGATTAGATTAATTTTTTAATTTTAATATTATAATTTTATTTTTATCACTATATTCGTTTTACATTTATTATAAATAATTAGAAAAATCATGAAAAATAAAATTATTAATTTTTTCAAAATTAATAAAATTAATTTTATTAAATCTTTTTGGTTTAAGATCTATGTTTTAATCTTAATATCAATGACCATTTTAATATCATTTAGTTTATTTATAGTATACAATAGTATTTCAAATTTATATTTTGAACTAATAAAAGAAAACTTATCTAATCAAGCAAATCTTATAGAAAAAACTATTTCTATTTATTTATCTGAACTTTCAACAAATTCTAGCAATAAAGAATCTTACAATGATGAAATAACAATCAATGAAATTAATAAATTAATTAAATATTATAGTAATATTACTAATTATAGATATACAATTATTCTTAAAAATGGAGATGTAATTGCAGATTCAAATTTTGATTTTAAAAAAATGGAAAATCATTCAAATAGAATAGAAGTTATTAATGCTTTATATGGCGAAAGAACTTTTTTACAAAAATTTAGCCCAACTTTAAATGAGAATATGTTTTATTACTCTATACCTATATTTGAACCTTCTTTTTACCAAGAATCAAACATTATTAATAAACCTCCAATAGTTGGAAAAATAGATACTAATTATAAAATTATAGGAGTTTTGAGAATTTCTACTTTTTCTAAAAACATTAATTACTTTTTAAATATAATTATAAATAAAATTATTTTTTTTGTAATTTTTATATTAATACTTGAAATTCTTGTACTATTTTTTTTTACAAAGCAAACTACAAAAAATTTAGATATTCTACTTAAAGTCGCAAAAAATTTTAATGAGGGTATCCAAGAGGATATTTTTATTAAAGGGAATGATGAATTTGCTTTTCTTGCTAATTTTTATAACGAACTTTTTGATAAAATCAGACAATTAATTAAAGAAAAAGATTTAAATAATACCTTTCTTTCAACAATTATTGAAAATGTTGAAGAAATTATATTTCTAATCGACAATAATGATAAAATAATTTATAAAAACAAAAACTTTGATCAAATATCTGAAATTAAAGAAAAAATTGGAAAAGAATACTGGAAAGTAATAAATTCACCCTATCTAATTAATATTATTAATTTAACTAAAAATGAAAAAAAGAAATATTTTGAAAATGTTATAATAAATGATGAAGTTTATTTTTGTATTTCAAGTTATCTTGAAAATTATGATAAAATAATTATTATTTTAAGAAATTTAACAGATTTTCAGAAATTTATTCAACAAAAAAAAGATTTTGTTATTAATGCTTCTCATGAATTAAAAACACCCTTAACCTCAATTAAAGGCTTTTTAGAAACTATAGAACATACCAATAATATTGAGGAAATTTATTCTTATATTAAAATAATAAAAAATAATACTGAAAGACTTATTAATATCGTAAATGATTTATCTTTATTAGGAAAACTTGAAAATACTTATAGTATTTCGATAGAAGAAATTGATATTAAAGAATTAATAAACCTTTCATGTGAATTATTCAAAAAGGATATAGAAAATAAAAATTTAAAATTAATATTGGAATTAGATTTAATAAAAAACAATATTATAAAAACTGATAGATTCAAGCTTGAACAAGTATTTATAAATATTATATCAAACAGTATTAAATATACTGATAAAGGATATATAAAAATATTTGGAGAAGAAGAAGATAATAGTATTATCATTTGTATTGAGGATACAGGAATAGGAATACCTGAAAAATACCTAGAAAGGATATTTGAAAGATTTTTTGTTATTGATAAATCGAGATCAAAAAAATTAGCAGGAACAGGTCTCGGCTTATCTATTGTAAAACATATAACAAATTTATTAAATATCAAAGTTAAATTAATAAGTGAAGAAAATAAAGGCACTAAATTTTTTCTTCATATCCCAAAAGAGATTAAATCAAACATTGAATAATTATTTACATATTCTTAACAATTTCATAATAATAATTTAATTTTAAAAACATAAATTTCAGTTGAAAAAAAATCTGGAGGATTTTATTATGAAAAATTTTCTAAGGTATTTTATTCTTATTTCGGTTTCTGTATTTGTTTTATTTAGCTTTTTTGCTGGCAAAGGTGCCCAAACAGTTGATTTTTCAGGAATAGAGTTATTAGGAGCTGGTGCATCTTTCCCTGCTCCTTTATATGAGAGAATGTTGATGCAATTTAACCAAGATACCAAAGCAAAAGTTACTTATAATGCTATTGGGTCTTCTGGTGGTATTAAAGCAATCAAAGAAAGAACAGTTGATTTTGGAGGAACTGATGCTTTTTTAAGTGATAAGGAAATGTCAGAAATGCCTGCTCCTGTTGTTCACATACCAACTTGCCTTGGAGCTATCGTTGTTTCATATAATTTACCTGGAAATCCACAAATTAAACTTGATGGAGACACAATTGCTCAAATTTTTCTTGGAAATATTAAAAATTGGAATGACCCAAAAATCAAAGCTTTAAATCCTGATATTAACTTTCCAAATCTTCCTATAACTGTTGCTTATAGATCTGATGGTTCTGGAACTACTTATAATTTTACTGCTTATTTATCTTTAGTATCAAGTGAATTTGCTCAAAAAGTTGGTAAAGGTAAAACTGTAAATTGGCCAACTGGTGTTGGTGGACCACAAAATGCAGGAGTTGCTTCAATTATTAAACAGACAGAAGGTGCTATAGGTTATGTAGAAATTGCTTATGCTATAAACTCCAATTTACCTTTTGCAATTGTTAAAAATAAAGCTGGAAATTGGATTAAAGCTGATTTAAATTCAACATCTTTATCTGCTAATATTGAACTTCCTGCAGATACTAGAATAGAATTAGTTAATACATCAGCTCAAAATGGTTATCCTATTACTACTTTTACATGGTTAGTTATTTATAAAGAACAAAACTATAACAATAGAAAAATCGAAAGAGCAAAAGCTTTAGTTTCACTTTTATGGTGGATGACTCATGATGGCCAGAAATTTGCTCCATCACTATTGTATGCTCCACTTCCTGAAAAAGCTATTTCTCTTATAGAAAAAATATTAAAATCTGTAACTTTTGATGGCAAACCTCTATTATAAAATAATTTTAAAAATATAAATATATTTTAAAAAATATTTCTTTTTTTAATATTAAATAAGTAAAAAGAGATTACCTTATTATAGGTAATCTCTTTTTTATTTAAAATTTTATAATATATTGATTATTTTATATTATATTTTAATTTATTAATAGTAAGTTATTTAAAAAATATATATCTTTTTTTAAATCTTTTTAAAATTAAAAAAAATTATCAGAAGATAAGGAGTGTTGTAAAATGAAAAAATATTCCAAAAAATATTCATTAATCTTTTTAGTTATTACTTTTTTTATTATTTTCAATTACCAAATTGTTTTTGCAAAATCAAAATCAGAACCAAAGATATTCGGTCTTGGTATATTTCTAGGTCAACCAAGCGGTATTACTGCTAAATATTGGTTATCCTCAAAAGGTGGAAATGCATTAGAGTTCAACCTTGCATACTCTATAATGAAAAATAATTATTTTTATTTCTCTGCATCATACCTTATACATTTTTTTGATATTATTCCAACTTCAGAAGGGCAAGCTCCTCTTATTTTAGGAATAGGAATTTCATTTCAATTTAATCCAAATATATTTTATACTGGAATAAAAATACCTTTAGGAATATCTTATATATTTTCAAATGCCCCAATAGATATATTCTTTGAAGTAGCTCCCGTTTTATTAATTTTTCCAGAAACTACATTTTCTCCAGAAATTTTTCTTGGAATAAGATATTATTTTTAATACTAAATTACTAAATTTATAAAAAATTTAATCTATATTATTTTTTTTCATAAATTCATATAACTCTTCTTCAATTAAGTTTATTTCTTTTTCAAAGCTTTTTGTACTATAGGATGTTTGAAAATTATAGAGTTTAGTTCTTAAACTATTTAAAAGATTCATTTTTTTTGTAAAATCAATTTCATTTTTAAATTGATTAAATAATACCAATATTTGTCCAAATTCTTTTAATATTAATGAATTTTCTTCAATTAAATGCTTTGATTTTTTATTTATATAATTAAAATAGAGAAATAAAAGGACTAGTAAAAGAATAAAAAAAATAAAACTATAATAATTCATAAAATATATCAAAAATTTAAGTTAATGTTTACTTTGTCTCAATTATCAACTTAATATTCATTATTATTAAAAGAATCATTTATTTTTATTTATTATTAATAATTATATATTTTAAACTTAATAAATTATCTAATTATAAACTAATTAAATATTGTTTTATTAAAAAAACTTTCACAAAATAAATATACCCATGATTGAATATTTTTTTCCTTTATTTTTATTTCTTCCCATTTTTCTTTATTAACTAATATTACTTCAATATCTTCTGAATGTTCTGGAGAATTTTTTTCAATTTTTACAACTTCTACAAAAACAAAATAAACGAGTTCATCTGTTAAACCTGGTGTAGAACTTACCTCTTTTGAAATATGCTTAATTACACCATAGGCTCCTGCTTCTTCTTTGAGTTCTCTTATAACAGCATCTTCTATTTTTTCTCCAATTTCTATTAATCCTGCTGGAAATTCTATAAAATAATCCTCAAAAGGAATTCTAAATTGTTTAATTAAAATAATTTCATCTTTATCTATTAATTTGGGTATTACTACAACAGCTCTCTGATTAAGATTTCTTTTAATAAAAGTATACTCTTTTTTATTATTTTTTTCGTCAAGAAAATATTTTCTGCAATAAGTTGTATAAGATGATTTTACTAACTCTTCCCTAGATATTATTTTTAATTTAGTATTTTTGTTTATCATAATTTACTTCATAATTATAAAATTATTTTTTTACTATTTTATATCTATTATTTATTATAAAATTTTACAAAAAATCAACTTATCTCGAAATCGTACAAGTATTTATACCATAAAAATCTTTTTTCAAAATCTTTATAAATCTTTTTTATAATATCTTTTCTACTAAATATTTTTTCCCCCTTAAAAAATCCTTTGCATTTTTTATTATAGTTAATAAAACTATTCTTACTTAAAAAAACTGATACCCAAAATGGAAAAGAATCACATTGATATGGTTTAAATCTATATATTTTGCATCCTTTAAAATTATAATTTTCATCCCAAAAAATACAATCATAATTTGGTTTTTCTTTTAAAGATAGAAAAGTAAAATAATTTTTTGTATAATTTTTTTTAAAAAAATCTTCAGAAATTTTTAAATTTTTTAATATTTTTCTCAAATCATTTTTAAATAAAATGACCAACCCCTCCTCCCCTCGACAACAAAGCCCACAGTTTTGACATTCAAAACTAAAACTTTCTGGAATATAAAGATCTTTAATTATATCATTAAATATAAATTTTATTTCTAATTTATTGTAATTATAATCCATTATTTTTATTTATTTTCCAAATAAATTTTATTATTTTTATTATTAATTAATATTTTTTAAATTTTTTTTAATGCCGCATCAAGATCTTCTATTATATCATCTGGATCTTCAAGTCCTGTTGAAATTCTGACTAAATTTTGAAGTTTTTTATAGACTTCAGATTCTGGTTTTTTTAAATAAGATCTATGTGTCATAGAAAGGGGATGTTCAATTAGTGTCTCGCAATCACCAAGAGACACAGCTAAAACTGGAATATTAACTGATTCAATAAATCTTTTTGTCTTTTCTAAATCGGCATCTAATTCAAATGATAAAATTCCTCCATAGCCTCTTGATTGTTTATCAATTATTTTCTTATACTCATAAGACTGTAAACCAGGATAATAAACTTTTTTAATCTTTTTATTTCTTTCTAAAAAATTAGCTAATTTAATAGCAGATTTTTGATGTTCTTCCATTCTTATAGCTAAGGTTTTCAATCCTCTTGAAATTAAAAAAGCTGAATTTGGATCAAGTAAACTCCCAATTTCACACATAACACCAAATTTTAAATAATCAATATAATCCTTATCTTTACTACAAGCAAAACCTCCAACAGCATCTCCATGTCCATTTATATATTTTGTTAAAGAGTGAACAACAACATAAACTCCAAAGTCTAATGGATTTTGAAAATAAGGTGTTAAAAAAGTATTATCAACAACTACTTTAGCATTTACTTTATTTGCAATATTAACAACTTCTTCAATATCTATAGATTCTAAAAGGGGATTTGATGGTGTCTCAAAATATAATAATTTTGGTTTATTATTAAAAACAATATTTTCTAATTCTTTTAAATCACAAAAATTACAAAAAATGGCTTTAATATTATATTTACTTAAAAAATCTTTAATAAAAGAATAAGTTGAACCATATAAGGTATCATGAACGACAAGAACATCTCCTGCCAAAAGAAGCGAGAATAAAACAGATGAAATAGCAGCCATACCAGAAGAAAAACATACACCATCTATAGCATTTTCAAGCACTGATAATTTTTTTTCAAGGTTATTTACAGAGGGGTTTCCCCCTCTTGTATAAACATAACCTCTTTTTTTTAATGTAAAAAGATTCTCAATATTTTCAAAATTTCTCAAATTAAATGTAGATGTTTGATAAATAGGTTGATTTAAAGGATTAGAATCAAGTTCATTTTCAATATGAATATGAATTGCTTTAGTTTTAAATCTTTTATATTTTTCCATAATTTTATATATTTCTAATATCTTAGATACTATTAATTAATATTTTCAAATAATTAACACTATTAACCCTTCTAATGGTTCTACATATTAATTAACTCATTTTAATTTTTAATATAAACCTAAATAAATTTATTAAAATAATTTATAGGATATAGAAAAATTTTTTATTCAACAGATGTAATATGTGTTCCAGAATTACCCATCAAAGCATCATATAGTTTTTCAGGGGATGTTATTATTACTTTTTCTCCACCTTTCTCAATAAATTGAATGGAAGCTTCAATTTTAGGAAGCATTGATCCTTTTGCAAAATGACCCTCTTGAATATATCTTTTTGCTACTTCAATATCCATAAAGTCAATCCATTTTTGATCAGGTTTTTTAAAGTTAATAGCTACTTTTTCAACTCCTGTGGAAATGATAAAAACATCAGCTTCTATTTCTGAAGCAAGTAGAGCACTTGCCCAATCTTTATCAATAACAGCAGCAACTCCTTTATATAATCCATTTTCTTTAATAACAGGAACGCCTCCTCCTCCAACTGCTATAACCAAAACATCTGATTCTATAAGTTTTTTAATTACATTTAATTCAACAATATCTATAGGTTTTGGAGATGGAACTACTCTTCTATAACCTCTACCTGCATCTTCTACTACAACCCATCCTTCTTTTTCTATTCTTTCACTTATTTCCTCTTTTGTTTTATAAAAAGGACCAACAGGTTTTGTAGGATTTTGAAAAGCTTTATCATTTTTGTCCACAAGAACTTGAGTTATAACAGTTGCTACTTCATTTTTTATCCCTTCTCTTGAGAAAATGTTCCTTGCAACCTGTTGAATCATATATCCAATCCCACCTTGAGTAAAAGCACCTGCATAATCCATTGGTAAAGTTGGAACATGATCTTTTGCAGCTTCCGACTGAATAAGAACATTTCCAACTTGAGGACCATTGCCATGAGTTATTACAACATTATATCCAGATTTAATTATCTTTGCAACATTTTCTATTGTAGTCTCTACTGCTTTAAATTGTTGTTCAATAGTCCCTTTTTCTCCTTCTTTTATGAGAGAATTACCTCCAATTGCAATAACAGCTAATTTTTTCATAATAAAAACTCCTTTTATTTTTTTAATATATATATTTAATTTTATAAAATTAAATATAACATTTAATCATTAATTTTCTTTAATTTAATAAATATGAAAAACATTATAATACTAAATTTTTGTATAGTAATTTATATAGTAAAAAGTTAATTAATAAAAAATTTAATTACA
It encodes:
- a CDS encoding YkgJ family cysteine cluster protein, with amino-acid sequence MDYNYNKLEIKFIFNDIIKDLYIPESFSFECQNCGLCCRGEEGLVILFKNDLRKILKNLKISEDFFKKNYTKNYFTFLSLKEKPNYDCIFWDENYNFKGCKIYRFKPYQCDSFPFWVSVFLSKNSFINYNKKCKGFFKGEKIFSRKDIIKKIYKDFEKRFLWYKYLYDFEIS
- a CDS encoding response regulator transcription factor encodes the protein MKEFKEKIIWALDDEEDIIKLLKINLEKAGYIFEGFIHPENFLNKIFIKESSKPDLIILDLMLPQIDGFEIYKKIKEIPDLKNKPVIFLTAKNEEIDRVLGIELGADDYIVKPFSPRELIGRIKNILNKYDLIYKADEKDSQDSLKLTSAKKDEKNDIINYKNEIIINLNSFDVIVNQSKIKLTYAEFKILELLLTKPNWVFSRDQILEYLWGDQKYVIDRTIDVHITNLRKKLGSYGEKIQNIRGIGYKFNPD
- the arcC gene encoding carbamate kinase, which encodes MKKLAVIAIGGNSLIKEGEKGTIEQQFKAVETTIENVAKIIKSGYNVVITHGNGPQVGNVLIQSEAAKDHVPTLPMDYAGAFTQGGIGYMIQQVARNIFSREGIKNEVATVITQVLVDKNDKAFQNPTKPVGPFYKTKEEISERIEKEGWVVVEDAGRGYRRVVPSPKPIDIVELNVIKKLIESDVLVIAVGGGGVPVIKENGLYKGVAAVIDKDWASALLASEIEADVFIISTGVEKVAINFKKPDQKWIDFMDIEVAKRYIQEGHFAKGSMLPKIEASIQFIEKGGEKVIITSPEKLYDALMGNSGTHITSVE
- a CDS encoding ATP-binding protein, which codes for MKNKIINFFKINKINFIKSFWFKIYVLILISMTILISFSLFIVYNSISNLYFELIKENLSNQANLIEKTISIYLSELSTNSSNKESYNDEITINEINKLIKYYSNITNYRYTIILKNGDVIADSNFDFKKMENHSNRIEVINALYGERTFLQKFSPTLNENMFYYSIPIFEPSFYQESNIINKPPIVGKIDTNYKIIGVLRISTFSKNINYFLNIIINKIIFFVIFILILEILVLFFFTKQTTKNLDILLKVAKNFNEGIQEDIFIKGNDEFAFLANFYNELFDKIRQLIKEKDLNNTFLSTIIENVEEIIFLIDNNDKIIYKNKNFDQISEIKEKIGKEYWKVINSPYLINIINLTKNEKKKYFENVIINDEVYFCISSYLENYDKIIIILRNLTDFQKFIQQKKDFVINASHELKTPLTSIKGFLETIEHTNNIEEIYSYIKIIKNNTERLINIVNDLSLLGKLENTYSISIEEIDIKELINLSCELFKKDIENKNLKLILELDLIKNNIIKTDRFKLEQVFINIISNSIKYTDKGYIKIFGEEEDNSIIICIEDTGIGIPEKYLERIFERFFVIDKSRSKKLAGTGLGLSIVKHITNLLNIKVKLISEENKGTKFFLHIPKEIKSNIE
- a CDS encoding NUDIX hydrolase, with amino-acid sequence MINKNTKLKIISREELVKSSYTTYCRKYFLDEKNNKKEYTFIKRNLNQRAVVVIPKLIDKDEIILIKQFRIPFEDYFIEFPAGLIEIGEKIEDAVIRELKEEAGAYGVIKHISKEVSSTPGLTDELVYFVFVEVVKIEKNSPEHSEDIEVILVNKEKWEEIKIKEKNIQSWVYLFCESFFNKTIFN
- the pstS gene encoding phosphate ABC transporter substrate-binding protein PstS, which gives rise to MKNFLRYFILISVSVFVLFSFFAGKGAQTVDFSGIELLGAGASFPAPLYERMLMQFNQDTKAKVTYNAIGSSGGIKAIKERTVDFGGTDAFLSDKEMSEMPAPVVHIPTCLGAIVVSYNLPGNPQIKLDGDTIAQIFLGNIKNWNDPKIKALNPDINFPNLPITVAYRSDGSGTTYNFTAYLSLVSSEFAQKVGKGKTVNWPTGVGGPQNAGVASIIKQTEGAIGYVEIAYAINSNLPFAIVKNKAGNWIKADLNSTSLSANIELPADTRIELVNTSAQNGYPITTFTWLVIYKEQNYNNRKIERAKALVSLLWWMTHDGQKFAPSLLYAPLPEKAISLIEKILKSVTFDGKPLL
- a CDS encoding aminotransferase class I/II-fold pyridoxal phosphate-dependent enzyme gives rise to the protein MEKYKRFKTKAIHIHIENELDSNPLNQPIYQTSTFNLRNFENIENLFTLKKRGYVYTRGGNPSVNNLEKKLSVLENAIDGVCFSSGMAAISSVLFSLLLAGDVLVVHDTLYGSTYSFIKDFLSKYNIKAIFCNFCDLKELENIVFNNKPKLLYFETPSNPLLESIDIEEVVNIANKVNAKVVVDNTFLTPYFQNPLDFGVYVVVHSLTKYINGHGDAVGGFACSKDKDYIDYLKFGVMCEIGSLLDPNSAFLISRGLKTLAIRMEEHQKSAIKLANFLERNKKIKKVYYPGLQSYEYKKIIDKQSRGYGGILSFELDADLEKTKRFIESVNIPVLAVSLGDCETLIEHPLSMTHRSYLKKPESEVYKKLQNLVRISTGLEDPDDIIEDLDAALKKI